One region of Colius striatus isolate bColStr4 chromosome 4, bColStr4.1.hap1, whole genome shotgun sequence genomic DNA includes:
- the GPR20 gene encoding G-protein coupled receptor 20, translated as MAGKSVTMPTSSTLLPAFDSVNSTQQPNSSIYLFSKFIHPDKELYTEFYSLWIALMVVNAIIFLVGVVLNSLALYVFCFRTKTKTTSVIYTINLIVTDLLVGFSLPVRIIMFYSAGDCLNCSLVHIFGYFVNMYCSILFLTCICVDRYLAIVQVEASRRWRNPTCAKGICVFIWVFATVVTFSILTMAIQFAECCLAKILVLMVCEYFFPLIIIIFFTTRIMCALSKPSLMHQSRERRMRAVQLLTTVLIIFMICFTPFHVRQVAISINPDMPHDVSLLVYHVTVTLSSLNSCMDPIVYCFVTNNFQLTMKNIFRKTEPEQASVDILGMNKNSKSSNAIIAFSNTIGSPVSLPSPSSVQI; from the coding sequence atgGCTGGGAAGTCAGTGACCATGCCGACCTCTTCCACCCTGCTGCCAGCCTTTGACTCTGTCAACTCCACCCAGCAACCCAACTCCAGCATCTACTTGTTCTCCAAGTTCATCCACCCCGACAAAGAACTGTACACAGAATTTTACAGCCTGTGGATTGCCCTGATGGTGGTCAATGCCATCATTTTCCTGGTGGGTGTTGTGTTGAACAGCTTGGCGCTGTACGTCTTCTGCTTCCGTACCAAGACAAAAACCACCTCTGTTATTTACACCATCAACTTGATTGTTACTGATCTCTTAGTGGGCTTTTCCTTGCCTGTCCGGATCATCATGTTCTACAGTGCAGGGGACTGCCTGAATTGTTCCTTGGTTCATATCTTTGGCTACTTTGTCAACATGTACTGCAGCATCCTCTTCCTGACGTGCATCTGTGTTGATCGTTACCTGGCAATCGTACAGGTGGAGGCCTCACGTAGATGGAGGAACCCCACCTGTGCCAAGGGGATCTGTGTCTTCATTTGGGTCTTTGCCACTGTGGTGACTTTCTCCATCCTGACTATGGCAATACAGTTTGCTGAGTGCTGCCTTGCCAAGATTCTGGTCCTCATGGTCTGCGAGTATTTCTTCCCCCTCATCATAATCATCTTCTTCACCACCAGGATTATGTGTGCTCTGTCCAAGCCCAGCCTCATGCACCAGAGTCgggagaggaggatgagggCTGTGCAACTCCTTACCACAGTCCTCATCATCTTCATGATCTGCTTCACTCCTTTCCATGTGCGACAAGTAGCAATCTCCATCAACCCAGACATGCCCCATGATGTCAGCCTCCTCGTCTACCACGTGACAGTGACCTTGAGCAGCCTCAACAGCTGCATGGATCCCATTGTCTACTGCTTTGTCACCAATAACTTCCAGCTAACCATGAAAAACATCTTCAGGAAAACCGAGCCAGAGCAAGCCAGTGTGGACATCCTGGGTATGAACAAGAACTCCAAGAGCTCCAACGCAATCATTGCCTTCTCAAACACAATAGGAAGCCCTGTGAGCTTGCCATCACCAAGCAGTGTCCAGATATAA